GAAATGCTTGTTTCAACTcagttcttcattgaaacatatatatatatatatatattttcattcatttGAAATGAAGATCTCTGATATTCGCTAAGCTTCTGTTTGCAAGCCGTGCACTGTCTGGGTCCCCTAGAGGCTGAAATTGTAATTTTCAATACAAGTCAGGAATAGACAGTCTCTGGGAAGCTGCTCCTGCCAGCCTGCAGCCGTACCTTATTGCTTGTTGTCATGGCAGCTGACACTTTGTTTCGCCCCTGAAGCTGAAAGGCTTTGTGATTCTCCATGGATACGGGCTGAACAGCAGGGAActtcaaagaaaacaatacagttcGAGAGACAACCGCAGTACCATGTGACTGTTCACGGCCAGTCCTCtctgttcattgtttattttcacCTGCGCTAATTTTAGTTTCTGCTTTCTTTAGGTACTCATGGCTTGGCAGTGACGTATTGTTGCCATGGCGAGGAGGAGAATGAAATGATGACCATTGCTCAGAAGTGCAGTCTGAACCTCTCCTGCTTGCCAGGTACCTGCATGTTTAAAACCACCTGAGCAGCAATGTGCTGGAAGAGTCTTGCTGTAGGAGGTGACGGTGCCGGCTTCGACGCCACAGCTACACGTACAGTCCGCTGTCTGGGGATGAGCGTCACTGTGTTTGTGACACAGCTGCTTCCACAACCCTGATTAGCACTCGTCTTCATCTACCTTCCCCAAGCTAACATCGGGTAGTAGTTAATCCCTAAGAAATTGCTCTATCGCTGGCATGACCGTTTCTTTACTGACTTGCCCACATACTGTGAATATGGGATTGAAAACTAGCTTTTCATTATACATAAGCTGGGTCTTGAAGGATCTGGACGATTTGCATCAACAAGGTGATGAGGTAACCTATTCCACCCCCTCcctgctctctgtgtgaagaagtgtctccttccctcaggtctgtctgtttcatttccaCACTTCGCTCctgctctctgtgtaaagaagtgtggGGGTGTGGTTTCTGAATCATTCAGCAGACAGGATATCAGTATAACTGAGTGATTGGGCCTGTGAGTAGCCTCTTCATCACCACTGTGTGCTCCGCGTCCTAATCTCCCGCTCTTATTGGTCCCTGAGATTGTAATTGCAATCAGTGCTGAAGCCCTCACAAGATCGCGACTGTGTGAAGCGCTGTCATTGCACGCCTTTCCTTGAAGGGCAATTCTACGCATTTAAGTGCATTCTGAGTTTATTCtgtaaattagtttatttttaacttaaagGTGAAGTTTCCAACATGCCAGTATGCATGTCTAAAAAACAAGAGAATGACACAGAGTGCTGCTGGAACGATGGCTTGAGTCATTCACAAACTCTCCGCGGTTTCATTACTGCAGATGCTGCCCTTTGAAAATTTGCGCTGTCTAATATTGGTCAAGGCCATCTTCTGCAGTGCCGGTTGTAAAGATAATTTGCTTCCACGAGTTTCTAATTACTGTTGCATAAGGAAGTCATTGAAAGCTGTTGAAAAGGCTGCAATCTTTTGGAAGATTGTATGCTGCgtgattcatttaaaaagtaatcagTAATACAGTAAGGCACAGGGAGAACATGTCAAGGTCATGTGTTGGAAATGATGACTGCTTTCAGAATGAGAATACCATGTGTTGAAATGCTTTGAATCTGCTGGGCATTGCAGGAAGGAAAAGGATGTTGTAGCTATTGTGTATGCAGATGCCTGTGTAAAGAGCTCATTCAGAACATTTCACAATTGGTTTGTAGTGAGGGTGCTGATTTGAGAGCTTGCATGCATGCCTTTTGTTGTAAAGCCCCTGTTTCCTAGTGTATTTTGTTCCCCCtctccactgtgggcaaattgcctgtgtaaatacatttaatctgGAGTGGGCAGTTACCCACAGTGGAAGATACAGGACTAAATtctcaatgatttactgtaaaatattttaatacagttgtGTGGAATTGGCCATGCGTAATCTGAACTGGAGAAAACCAGAAGAAGAGTAACTTTGGCGtttttcatgctgtgttttcCTGACATGCTTGTGTAGACACATGCTCCTCACGTGATGCCTTTCTTTTATTTCCAGACCCCCTCCCACCAGGATTAATGGAAGAACCCTCTGACTGGGATGTTACCATTGAAAGTGTCCAAACCTTACCGCATACACCTGCAGCCTCTCCCGAGCTCAAGGAGAATCAGGACCCAGGACTTCGGATAGAAGGCACTGCAAGCCCCTTCCCTTCCAGGGGGGCTGAACCTCCCAACACTCAACCATTCTCACTGGGGAAACCCAAACCCAAGAAACCTGTCCAGCCCCGAACCATCCAGACAGATCCCACCCCCAGAAAGCCTGTCAACATCTCCATGCTGAGAAACATTTCTACCTCTCCGATAACCCCCAGGGAGCTCCGAGAGAAACCCCAGAGCCTCTCCATCCAGGACCAGGTAGCTCTGCAAGATGTACTGCCTAAAATCTCCCCGCTGCCCTCTTTCAAAGCCAAGCCCCGCTGCATGAGACCTGTGAGCCTTGCAGAGCTGACTGAAGATTACGAAAGCTTTATAAAAGATGGGCCCGGGAGAACAGTGGAGATTATCAGACGGTATACCGGTTCGAATGACGCTGGCCAGCAGACCGTTGAAGAGGTCAAGGTGAAAGATGGTGTAGAGCAAGGGGTTCCGCAGGCTGTTTCTAGGGACTACGAGAGGGAGAGCAGCTTCAATGCTCGGCTTAGTTTGTACAGTGACAGGAGCACCTCCTCTGAGGACGATGAGGATTCCAGGGGCGTGGACCGGGAAGCTCTTGGAGAACCAATGGAGGTTTCAATGCCAATTCAACGTTCTGTTGAGAAGATCTCAGCCTCTCCACCTGCTGTTCCTAAACCATGCACTCGTAACCGATGTGTCTTTGCTGAAGCATCAAGTGAGCATGCCAGGGGTAAGACTGGCATTCCAAAACACAGAGCTGGGCTGGATCCCCGTCCTGAACCACCACGGCAAAAGTCCAAGGCAAGGGGTAAAACCGGAGCTGAAGAAAGCCAGCTTGGGGCTGAGGACCATGAAGAAGCCCTGGACCAGGGGTACGAACAGCACAGGCAGGACAGTCCTCAGGAATACTGGAAGGCCTATTTTGAGGCTTGGCATAGATACTACGCTGCTGTGGGGCAGCCCCTTCACAGAGGCAGCCGAAGATATTTTAACTGGATGAGTGTGTATCAGATGAACTCTGTGTACATGGAAGAGCT
Above is a window of Polyodon spathula isolate WHYD16114869_AA chromosome 25, ASM1765450v1, whole genome shotgun sequence DNA encoding:
- the LOC121300100 gene encoding probable ATP-dependent RNA helicase DDX20, giving the protein MAVRMQKAAHDVQSRRRTDDVLQSEGVDFSALLLSQPVLSGLAAAGFQSPSPIQLKAIPLGRCGLDLIVQAKSGTGKTCVFTTIALDSLVVENPATQVLVLAPTREIAVQIHSVITAVGIEIEGLQCHVFIGGTPVSLDMTRLKKCHIAVGSPGRVKQLIEMGCLPTASIRLFVLDEADKLLEEGSFQDQINWIYSSLPVNKQMLALSATYPESLAQHLARYMRDPTFVRLNPSDLGLLGLKQYYKIVKSHPLPHKIFQEKVQHLLELFSKIPFNQALVFSNLHSRAQRLADILTSKGLPAVCISGSLTQDQRLEAMSKLKQYKCRVLISTDLTSRGIDAEKVNLVINLDVPQHWETYMHRIGRAGRFGTHGLAVTYCCHGEEENEMMTIAQKCSLNLSCLPDPLPPGLMEEPSDWDVTIESVQTLPHTPAASPELKENQDPGLRIEGTASPFPSRGAEPPNTQPFSLGKPKPKKPVQPRTIQTDPTPRKPVNISMLRNISTSPITPRELREKPQSLSIQDQVALQDVLPKISPLPSFKAKPRCMRPVSLAELTEDYESFIKDGPGRTVEIIRRYTGSNDAGQQTVEEVKVKDGVEQGVPQAVSRDYERESSFNARLSLYSDRSTSSEDDEDSRGVDREALGEPMEVSMPIQRSVEKISASPPAVPKPCTRNRCVFAEASSEHARGKTGIPKHRAGLDPRPEPPRQKSKARGKTGAEESQLGAEDHEEALDQGYEQHRQDSPQEYWKAYFEAWHRYYAAVGQPLHRGSRRYFNWMSVYQMNSVYMEELLKH